Part of the candidate division KSB1 bacterium genome, ATGTGTGAGGCCATTCTGGTCAGACAGCGTAAAATCAGGAGCAGGGTCACCCGGTTGCAATTGCATGAGTTCCTCCTCGGCAAGCACAATTCCACGGCGAGGCACGCGCCTCCTCAGTCTCCCCAGAACCAGATCCCTCCGCGGTTACTGAGGTAGTAGAATTCGTCATTCAGGATCCTGCGATGAAGGACCTCTTCCTCGGCGAGTTTTTCGAACATGGCCTTCCCCTGAGGATCCTCAGTTTGGGCGGCGAGAGAACGGTAGCGCTCGTGGGCCTGGGTTTCCGCCTCGATGACCATCTGCAGAATGCTGAGCGCATCCTACTTGTTGGGCTCGATCTTGCCCGAGATCTCCGCTTTGGGCCGATAAGGGGCAAATGTTGTCCCTTGGTAGGGGGTGAACGTGCCGGCGGAGGCAAGCGAGGTCCTTAGCCTGTCCAATGCCTCGTAGTGGCTCTGCTCAAAGTTGGCCAGTTGCGTCAGCAAGTTTCTGCCGCGCTCGTTAGCCACCTTTCCCGCAGATTCGGCGTAGAACTGCTGCGCTTTCTTCTCCGCCTCCATGGCCAAGTTGATGGCGTCGATGATTGTCGGCTGTTCCTTCATGGTCTTGCCTCCCTCTCTGCTATATTCGCCCTACGGTTCAGGACTTGCCGTCCATCTGGAATTCCGGGATGCCGAGCCAGAAACCGGTGTGGTTGATGTAGTCCAGCTCCGCCTGGATCAAATCGTAGTGCGTGTCTTCCCATTCTGCCAGGCGCAGGAACATGGCCTTTGCCTCGGCATTGGCGGTCTTGGCCGCCTGCTCGCGGAAAAAGGCTGCTGCCTTCCTTTCCAGGTCGAGGGCAGTGTGCAATGCATCTACCTCTGCCAGGCCCGATTCGCCTCTGGTCTTGAGCTGCTTTTCTCTGAGCGCCGGAGCGATGCGCTCCACCTCGGACTTTGGGATCTCCACCTGGGTGAAGGGCTGGCCTTCTAACACGGCACGCCACTGCCGTTCAATAATCTTGTGGTGCTCATGTTCATCCATCGCCAAGCGGATGAACATGTTCTTGCCGGTTGTGTCTTTAGTCTGTCTGGCAAACTTGAGAAAGGTGGTCAGTCCCTGATCCTCGATCTCAAGTGCAGTCTGCAGGGTCTTGGTCAGCTCACTCGCTTCGGATGACATAATTCCTCCTCTCGCCGCCTCGGCAACACCGCCGGAAACGGCTCGCAACTCTCTCCACTCTGCGCCGCCGGAAAGGCGGCCTCTGCTCCTGCCTCAAGTGCGGAAGCGCTTCGGCCGCCGGAGGCGTCGCCTTAGATGTCCAATGTGCGCTCAACTGGGCGCCGTTCGGGAATTTGCACGTGCGGCACCTTGCCGTCGATCCAGTCCTGAGACACGTACAGCCAACAGTAGCAGGCACCGTACTCTTCGATGTCGGGCTTCGCGTATTCGCAAGGGCAGACGATGTCGCGATCCTTTTGAGGGTCGCCTGTGGCAGGGCGACACGGACAGGTACGCAGGCGATAGCGCTCGCCGTTCTTCAACAAACCCTCAAGCAGGGGGCGCACTATTTCCCAATCTGGGTTGAGGATCAGCCCGCGCGTCGGCGCAAACCTTTTCAAGCTCTCGTAATACTGTTCCACTGTCATAGATCGAGGACCTCCTTCACCCCTTGGTAGTCTTCGCCAATCACCGCCATGTCGCCCACAACCAGCGTAGGGAACGACAGCCGTGGGTTAATGGGTTGGAGGAAACGCAACACCGGCCGCTTCTCCTCAGGCGGCAGCAAGTCATAGTCCACCACCTTCGCCTGCACCTTGTGTTCCTGCAGGAACTTCTTCATCCGCTGACAACGCGGACAGGTGCTCACAGCAAACAAAATGGGGATCCGATTGGCAACTTCTTGCTCGTACATGGGACCTCCCGGTTCTCTTCTCGGTAACCTTCCAAGCCTTACTTCAGTACCTCTTCCGTAGTGAACGCACGGTATGGACTCAACTGCTCTAAGATGTCGTCGAAGCGCCTGCTGCGCTCGGCGATGACTTCAGCCAGGATGAGGCCCAGGCCAGGGCCGAGCATGAAGCCCTGCCCGCACATCCCCACGGCCAGGAGGAGATTGTCCAACTCGTTGCTAAAGCCGACAATGGGAAAGCCGTCGGGCGTCATCGGGTACAGACCGCGCCACGTGCGCCGCACACGCAGATAGCGCAGCCTCGGGTAGAGGGCCACCATTCTGCGCACCACCAAGGGGAGGAAGGCCGAGGTGCAATCGCATTCCTTCCCCGGTATTGGAGGACAAGGGGTAATGCAGAAGACCACCTGGCCCTCTTTGTTCTGATAGAAGTAGTAGTTGGCCGACTCCTGGTCAGACCTGGTGTCCACTACCATAGGCCGAAACAGAGGTTGCACTGGCTCGGTAATTCCTGCCTCATGCGAGTCGGGGAAGACAGGAACATCGAGCCCGAGCAGAGCGGCGGTGTCTCTGGCATCGGCGCCGGAGGCATCGACCACCATGTTGCAAGGGTAGGTGGCCCGGTTTGTGCGCACTGCTATCAGGCGCCCGCCCTGGGTGCGGAAACCCACCACCTCCTCGCAGAACGAAAACTTGGCCCCTGCCTCGCGGGCCAGCTGGTAGTAGGCTGCCGCCACCTTCAATGGAGAGGCAGAGCCGTCCTCCGGGGAGTAGGTGCCGCCGCGCAGCCCCTGGCGATTGATACCAGGCACCAGCGCCTCCACCTCATCGGGCCCGATCCAGTCGATGTGCAGGCCAAACTGCTTCTGCATGGCCAGCAGGCTCCGCAGCGCCCGCTCTTTTGCCTCGTCATAGGCGGGGAAAAGGTAGCCTCCCTGCACCCAGTTCACGTCGATGCCATGCTCTTCCTTCATGTGGCGGATCAGGTCCAACGAGCGCAGACAGATCCTGATTTTCGCGGGATCAGAGTGTGTGGCGCGCATGCCGCCGATCGCCGCCTTGTTCTGCCCTCTCCCCGGTGAAGCCTCCCTGTCGATGACCCTCACTTTCAGGCCTTTGCGGGCCAGGTAGTTACTCAAGGGCAGCCCAACACTCCCTGCGCCAATGACGACCACATCTGCCGCGCTGTCCACGGCTCGCTCCTGCAGGATGATCTCCTTCCGGTTCAACGCTCCTCATTAAGGATCGCCGACATGGGTACTTCCACGGTGAGCGGTCTCACCGTCCCCTTAGTGACCCTCTCCCAATCGACGCCGGC contains:
- a CDS encoding ferritin family protein, coding for MSSEASELTKTLQTALEIEDQGLTTFLKFARQTKDTTGKNMFIRLAMDEHEHHKIIERQWRAVLEGQPFTQVEIPKSEVERIAPALREKQLKTRGESGLAEVDALHTALDLERKAAAFFREQAAKTANAEAKAMFLRLAEWEDTHYDLIQAELDYINHTGFWLGIPEFQMDGKS
- a CDS encoding ferredoxin:thioredoxin reductase; the encoded protein is MTVEQYYESLKRFAPTRGLILNPDWEIVRPLLEGLLKNGERYRLRTCPCRPATGDPQKDRDIVCPCEYAKPDIEEYGACYCWLYVSQDWIDGKVPHVQIPERRPVERTLDI
- a CDS encoding glutaredoxin family protein; this translates as MYEQEVANRIPILFAVSTCPRCQRMKKFLQEHKVQAKVVDYDLLPPEEKRPVLRFLQPINPRLSFPTLVVGDMAVIGEDYQGVKEVLDL
- a CDS encoding FAD-binding oxidoreductase codes for the protein MNRKEIILQERAVDSAADVVVIGAGSVGLPLSNYLARKGLKVRVIDREASPGRGQNKAAIGGMRATHSDPAKIRICLRSLDLIRHMKEEHGIDVNWVQGGYLFPAYDEAKERALRSLLAMQKQFGLHIDWIGPDEVEALVPGINRQGLRGGTYSPEDGSASPLKVAAAYYQLAREAGAKFSFCEEVVGFRTQGGRLIAVRTNRATYPCNMVVDASGADARDTAALLGLDVPVFPDSHEAGITEPVQPLFRPMVVDTRSDQESANYYFYQNKEGQVVFCITPCPPIPGKECDCTSAFLPLVVRRMVALYPRLRYLRVRRTWRGLYPMTPDGFPIVGFSNELDNLLLAVGMCGQGFMLGPGLGLILAEVIAERSRRFDDILEQLSPYRAFTTEEVLK